A window from Salvia hispanica cultivar TCC Black 2014 unplaced genomic scaffold, UniMelb_Shisp_WGS_1.0 HiC_scaffold_58, whole genome shotgun sequence encodes these proteins:
- the LOC125199596 gene encoding NAC domain-containing protein 90-like — translation MGDEMPVGFRFSPTEEELVSYFLQIKLNGGPTPSIDRVIPLLPIYDYSPWDLPPEFAGELCCEGDREEWFFFTPMQEREARGGRPNRLTNTGYWKSTGSPVDIFSSQNLRIGRRRTLVFYTGRSPHGTKTSWKMNEYKMYDQSPNPQLKEELRLCRIYTGSYFPRAYGRRPAAAHHHHHITDNNQQNSEMENDLNFDMETEFEPLTNSEIRMLHDLFNI, via the exons ATGGGTGATGAAATGCCAGTAGGCTTTAGGTTTTCCCCAACTGAGGAAGAACTGGTgtcttattttcttcaaataaagCTGAATGGTGGGCCCACACCCTCCATTGATAGGGTTATACCTCTCCTCCCCATCTATGACTATAGTCCATGGGATCTACCAC CAGAATTTGCCGGGGAATTGTGTTGCGAGGGAGATAGAGAGGAATGGTTCTTCTTCACCCCGATGCAAGAAAGGGAAGCCCGCGGAGGAAGGCCTAATCGCCTCACAAACACTGGTTACTGGAAATCTACTGGCTCtcctgttgatatttttagcTCTCAAAATCTTCGAATTGGAAGGAGAAGGACCTTGGTTTTCTACACAGGCCGATCTCCCCACGGCACTAAAACTAGCTGGAAAATGAATGAGTATAAAATGTATGATCAGTCTCCTAATCCTCAG CTGAAGGAAGAACTCAGACTGTGCCGAATTTACACGGGATCCTATTTTCCGAGGGCGTATGGTAGACGGCCAGCAGCGGCGCACCACCACCATCACATAACTGATAACAATCAGCAGAATTcggaaatggaaaatgatCTCAATTTTGATATGGAAACCGAATTTGAACCTTTAACTAATTCGGAAATACGCATGTTGCATGACTTgtttaatatatga